The proteins below are encoded in one region of Clostridium estertheticum:
- a CDS encoding right-handed parallel beta-helix repeat-containing protein, protein MQRLKNLCMVAALGAIVMGGCLLQSTSASAASIINVKAGGTTLSSALASAKSGDTIAISGTVTSGSVVVPAGVTISGKAGAGKINFSSTTGSSRGLTINTSGSTITDLELYGAADNGIYMEGSSNKLTNLKVHGNHDAGVQLSNGAANNTLTNVNSYSNADKTGENADGFAIKLHSGAGNTLTDCTAEGNSDDGYDLYAAHGAVTFTRCKAINNGNCGGIKGDGNGFKVGGVDNKTTGVAAHLDPLKHILIDCTATGNTGSGFDRNNQNGVVTMTGCIGQSNGIKNFNFPLTGTPSALGYKVTFGKAIMTKCTSINGTNDITGATLSGCIGF, encoded by the coding sequence ATGCAAAGACTTAAAAATTTATGTATGGTAGCAGCACTAGGAGCAATTGTTATGGGAGGATGTTTATTACAGAGTACATCAGCCTCTGCTGCTAGTATTATCAATGTTAAAGCTGGGGGAACTACACTATCAAGTGCCTTAGCTTCAGCTAAATCCGGAGATACGATTGCAATCTCAGGAACAGTAACTTCAGGCTCAGTAGTTGTACCAGCAGGCGTAACAATATCAGGAAAAGCCGGAGCTGGGAAAATAAATTTTTCTTCAACTACTGGAAGTAGTAGGGGCTTAACAATTAACACTAGTGGATCTACAATTACTGACTTGGAACTTTATGGCGCCGCAGATAATGGAATATATATGGAAGGATCAAGTAATAAACTAACAAACTTAAAGGTTCATGGTAACCATGATGCCGGTGTACAATTATCAAATGGAGCAGCTAATAATACTTTAACCAACGTTAACTCCTATAGTAATGCAGATAAAACAGGAGAAAACGCTGATGGATTTGCAATTAAATTACATTCAGGTGCCGGAAATACATTAACAGACTGTACCGCTGAAGGAAATTCAGATGATGGATATGATTTATATGCTGCTCATGGAGCTGTAACATTTACAAGATGTAAAGCTATAAACAATGGTAACTGCGGTGGAATAAAAGGTGACGGTAATGGATTTAAAGTTGGCGGAGTAGACAACAAAACTACAGGAGTAGCAGCACATTTAGACCCATTAAAACATATACTTATTGATTGCACAGCAACAGGAAATACAGGCAGTGGATTTGATAGAAACAATCAAAATGGTGTTGTTACAATGACTGGTTGTATTGGTCAAAGTAATGGTATAAAGAATTTTAATTTCCCACTTACAGGTACACCATCAGCTTTAGGATATAAAGTTACATTTGGTAAAGCCATAATGACGAAATGTACATCTATAAATGGTACAAATGATATTACAGGAGCTACATTAAGTGGTTGCATAGGCTTCTAA
- a CDS encoding methyl-accepting chemotaxis protein: MKFIKNLKIIQKLLSAFIIVSLFMFIIGFIGMNNAEKMNKDITNMYNSDLIGVKDTTNIKSNLLEIKIDILLIANPKNKSDLQKNKDDIAMLQTKDDALIEEYKKSITTELDKEQLTELQKSLVVYRVAREDVVKQAEEGNYDKVNELFTGVTKSRIDVVTVLDKILKLNMDTAKVDYEASQVSFGKTLTKTIVIIVIGLFVAIALGLIISISISRHLKKVLIVAQALGENDLSKTVDLNTNDEVGILAKSLNKAITNLKTLIGEISGSATDINATSEELSATTQEISAKMELVNESVRQVSLGAEQLSATTEEVNATTESIAENVADVTKRTRNGNRIASDIEVKAKQVKEDAENNFSIANKLYLDKQANILKAIEEGKVVGEVKIMADEIGNIASQTNLLALNAAIEAARAGEDGKGFTVVADEVKKLAEASSAIVQRIQEVTLKVEQAFHNISNNAQDVLSFIDSKVTPDYEMFVDTGKQYGNDAIVFNELSTSIGDSMNVVNKTVLGIKKAIETVSATAEESVASSEEILASVDESVMAIAEITKASQDQAILAEKLNNMVQKFKL, from the coding sequence ATGAAATTTATTAAAAATTTGAAAATTATCCAAAAACTACTGTCAGCTTTTATTATAGTATCATTGTTTATGTTTATTATTGGGTTTATTGGAATGAATAATGCGGAAAAAATGAATAAAGATATTACTAATATGTATAATTCGGATCTGATAGGTGTTAAGGATACTACTAACATTAAATCAAATTTATTAGAGATTAAAATAGATATATTGTTAATTGCTAATCCTAAAAATAAAAGTGATTTACAGAAAAACAAAGATGATATTGCAATGTTACAAACTAAAGATGATGCACTTATTGAAGAGTACAAGAAAAGTATAACTACTGAGTTAGATAAAGAACAATTAACAGAACTTCAAAAATCACTTGTAGTCTATCGCGTAGCCAGAGAGGATGTAGTTAAACAAGCTGAGGAAGGTAATTATGATAAAGTAAATGAACTTTTTACAGGGGTTACCAAGAGTAGGATTGACGTGGTTACAGTTCTAGACAAAATACTAAAATTAAATATGGATACAGCAAAAGTTGACTATGAAGCTAGTCAAGTATCATTTGGTAAAACTTTAACTAAAACTATAGTAATAATTGTTATAGGATTATTTGTGGCTATTGCACTGGGTTTAATTATTTCTATTTCAATTTCAAGGCATCTAAAGAAGGTTTTAATAGTTGCCCAGGCTCTTGGCGAAAATGATTTATCAAAAACTGTTGATCTCAATACTAATGATGAGGTTGGTATTTTAGCAAAATCTTTAAATAAAGCTATAACAAACTTGAAAACATTAATCGGAGAAATATCAGGAAGTGCCACTGATATTAATGCTACCAGTGAAGAGCTATCGGCTACAACACAGGAAATATCAGCAAAAATGGAGCTTGTGAATGAATCTGTAAGACAAGTATCATTAGGAGCCGAGCAGTTAAGTGCAACAACAGAGGAAGTAAATGCAACTACAGAAAGTATCGCAGAAAATGTGGCTGATGTCACTAAAAGAACCCGTAATGGAAATAGGATTGCAAGCGATATAGAAGTAAAGGCAAAACAGGTTAAAGAAGATGCTGAGAATAACTTCAGTATAGCAAATAAATTATATTTGGATAAACAAGCAAATATACTAAAAGCAATTGAAGAAGGCAAGGTTGTTGGTGAAGTTAAGATAATGGCAGATGAAATAGGAAATATAGCAAGCCAGACAAATCTTCTTGCACTTAATGCAGCTATTGAAGCAGCGAGAGCAGGAGAAGATGGTAAGGGCTTTACAGTAGTTGCAGATGAGGTTAAAAAATTAGCTGAAGCGTCATCAGCTATAGTTCAAAGGATTCAAGAGGTAACTTTAAAAGTGGAGCAAGCATTCCATAATATTTCTAACAATGCTCAGGATGTGTTGAGCTTTATTGATAGTAAAGTTACACCTGATTATGAAATGTTTGTAGATACAGGTAAGCAATACGGTAATGATGCCATAGTATTTAATGAGCTATCGACGAGTATTGGAGACTCAATGAATGTAGTAAATAAAACTGTATTAGGAATTAAAAAGGCGATTGAAACTGTATCAGCTACAGCTGAGGAATCAGTTGCAAGTTCAGAGGAAATACTCGCAAGTGTTGATGAGTCTGTTATGGCAATTGCGGAAATAACAAAGGCTTCTCAAGATCAAGCGATACTTGCAGAGAAATTAAACAATATGGTTCAAAAGTTTAAATTGTAG
- the pelA gene encoding pectate lyase, which yields MLITKKSCVSLVLVFMLSVLGTVMMSSKVFAIGDATGTTASIQEIVSNQLADGGWRKYYTETSGDWGKSTIDNKATYTEIRRLAKAYKDDTSKSNYKAACIKGINFLLTMQYANGGWPQIYGGSGYHQAITYNDDAMINVMICLDEVSKKTGDFSFIDNILADKCKTAVTKGVNCLLNSQYKSGTTLQAWGQQHDKTTLKPTYARAYELSSLCSKESVSIVKFLKTRNATTAITASITAAQNWFKEVKITGINVVKANGDVTVVHDSSAPTIWARFYELGTNKAIFANRLGEVKYNLADIEKERRIGYSWYGAWPSSLAN from the coding sequence TAGTTTTTATGCTGAGTGTTTTGGGAACAGTGATGATGTCATCTAAGGTTTTCGCTATTGGTGATGCCACTGGTACTACAGCAAGTATACAAGAGATTGTGAGCAACCAGCTAGCTGATGGAGGGTGGAGAAAATATTATACTGAAACTAGCGGAGACTGGGGAAAATCAACCATTGACAACAAAGCTACTTATACAGAAATAAGAAGATTGGCAAAAGCGTATAAAGATGATACAAGCAAGAGTAATTATAAAGCTGCTTGCATAAAAGGAATCAATTTTTTGTTAACTATGCAGTATGCTAATGGTGGATGGCCACAGATTTATGGTGGTTCGGGTTATCATCAAGCAATTACGTATAATGACGATGCAATGATTAACGTAATGATTTGTTTAGATGAAGTCTCAAAGAAAACAGGCGACTTTTCATTTATAGACAATATTTTGGCTGATAAATGTAAAACAGCAGTTACAAAGGGTGTAAATTGCTTATTGAATTCTCAGTATAAGAGTGGAACAACGTTACAGGCTTGGGGTCAGCAACATGACAAAACGACTTTAAAACCAACATATGCAAGAGCATATGAACTTTCTTCGCTTTGCTCTAAGGAAAGTGTATCGATTGTAAAGTTTTTAAAGACTAGAAATGCGACTACAGCAATAACAGCTTCCATAACAGCTGCACAGAATTGGTTTAAAGAAGTTAAGATTACTGGAATCAATGTAGTAAAAGCAAACGGAGACGTAACGGTTGTACATGATTCTAGTGCACCAACTATATGGGCTCGTTTTTACGAATTAGGAACTAACAAGGCAATCTTTGCTAATCGTTTGGGAGAAGTAAAGTATAACCTTGCTGATATTGAAAAGGAAAGAAGGATAGGCTACAGCTGGTATGGTGCTTGGCCCTCAAGTCTTGCGAACTAA